The genomic window GATCAGGAGAATGCCGGCGCGTCTTATCATCTAGGCTCCGCGAATCAGGAGGGGAATCATCGCTCCCTTCCTAACGGCTCGTACCCGCCGACTAAAGCGGCAGCTCAGCGACCATTCGCCCGCGTGATGACGACGATCCTCGCATAGTCGCGGAAGAGGGTTCGGGCTTCCACATGCGCGCCTTCGCCGGCCGCAGCCAGTTTGGCAGCGTCAAAAAGTTCGGCGCGCGGCGTGACGTGGAACCGCGCCAGCCACGCCCTCAACAGTCGGCGAAATGCCGGCGGCAATTCAACCTGCTGGCCGAAATCGACGATGTGGACGGAGCCACCGGGTTTGGTGGCCTTGAGTGCTGCGGCAATCGCCTGCTGCCAGCTCGGGATCATCGAGACGGCGTAGGAGATGAACACGCGGTCGGCCTTGTCGAAGCCGAAGAGCGCCTGGCAGTCGAAATTCGTCGCATCGCCTTCCGCGACGATGATCTTTCGGGCATGTGCGGCCCGATCGATGTTGCCTCTCGCGGTCTCCAGCATCTGCGGCGAGATGTCGATGCCGCAATAGCGGGCATCGGGATAGCGCTTCGCGGCGGCCAGGAGGTTGCGTCCTGTACCGCAGCCAAGTTCCAGCACAGTGCCACCGCTCGGGACCGCCAACGCGTCGAGCATCTGATCCCGTCCAAGCAGGAAGTATTTGCGCGTCAGATCGTAGATGTGGCGCTGATAGCGGTAGACGCCGTCCATCAACACCGCGTGCTCGGCGGATTGCGTGCGTTCCAGCCCCATCATGCGCCTTTGCGCTCATACACATGGAGGCCGCCATAGATGGCGGAGCGATCGCGCGCGTGGCCTTCCGCGCTGGCGGCTGCGTTGTAATTCCACTGGTCGAGAAGGACGGGCAGGAGACGGCCTGGAAGAATGGAGGGTTCACCGGCCGTTCGGAAAATGACACGCGCGCCTGGCGCGGCCGTCCGGCAGATTTCCGTCCAGAGCGCGTTCAACTGCGCGTCGCTCATCCAGTCCTGGGCGTCGAGCAGGATGTAACGATCGACCGACGACGCAGGCTTGTCGGCAAGCAGCGTCGTGAAGCTCTGGTGGTGGACGAAGACACGACCGGCGTTCTCTCGCAGGGTCGCATGATGCCGGGCTTGCAGGTAAGGCGGCAGCGACCCTTCGTCCGGCTCCGGATAATGCCGGGCAAATGCCTGCCAGGCGAAATAGTTGTCTTCCAGCGGAAAATGGCAGGCGAGTTTTTCGAGGCGCGCTCGCAAGACGTTGGTCACGCGCATCTCTGCGTCCGCCGCAGCCAGCTCTTCATATTGGGCAGGCGGGATGCCGAGCCCGAACAGCGATGCCTTGCTGCGCGTCAGCAGGCGGATGAGCGGCTTGTCGAAGAGCGGCGCGAGGTGCTCGTCGAAAAATTGTCGCTGCTCGCGCATGGAGCGCGTCTGCATGATCTCTGCGGGGTTCACGCCATGGAGCCGTGCGGCCAGGTGGCCGGCGGAGATGAAGAGACCGAGAAGCCCGCTTCGGTAGAAATTGCGATTGAAAATCGTGATGCGTTTCCGCCCGTTGAGCCCGCGACCTTCCCAGTAGGCGCGGCTTTGCGCATCCAGATGCGGTGCGACGAACTGGTGGTAGGCAAGGCTGTTGTGCGACTGGTGCGTGCCTGCGAAGAAGCGGAAGAAGTCGCTCTGGCTCGGAAGATGCGCAACACTGGCGAGCTTCAGCTTGTTCAAGGCGATATGCGCGCGGTTCAGATCGACCACATCAATGCGCGCCGGTGCCCGAGTGAGATAGGACAGAACGTTGCAGCCGCCCGAACCGATGGTGACGATGCGGCTTTTCGGCGTCAGGGCCATGGCCTGCATGTCGACCTCCGGGTCCTCCCAGATCTGGGGATAGACGAGACCCGAAAACACGAAGGCAAAAAGGCGCTCGGAAAGACCGGCCTTGCTGATCGGCGAGTGACGCAACACGGCGTCGCGGATATGGCGGGTCTTCCGGCCGGGCAGGCCTCGCGTGATACCGGTCATGGCAGGCGATTCTCCCTCGCGCTTCGATGGGAAAACTGCCTAGCGGGGCGACATTACAGCCCTGTGACGGCGCAGCCGGACGCGACGGAAGTCGATGATGTGTCCAAGCATCCTCTAAAATTTTGAGGCTTGTTTTAACGCTTCATCAAACTTTATCCAGTTTCTACGCTAACCAATGCTTAATGCTTGAAATGGTAGATTTTTCACGATCGGGATCATGAAGATCGGGATGGTGGATGCTTTCGGACGTCATTACGAGCATAAGAGCGCGCTATGCCTTCGCTGGCACGGCTTTCGGCTCGATTTTCACGTCAGCGGCCTTCGCCTACGATGCAGCGGTGATCCAAAGCGCTGAGCCTTTCACGTCGCTGGTCCAGACCAATCCCGTCTACACGGCCGTGGCGCTCTTTCCGGCGTTGATGGGCTACACCTTCTTCAAGGTCGGCGAATCCCGCGCACGGCTCGTTGCCGAGCTAGAGCGCCGCATCGAAGCCGAACACACGCTCGAGCACAATGCGTTTCACGATTCCCTGACATCGCTGAAGAACCGGCACGCGCTGGAGTGCGACGTGCTCGACCGGATCGCCGAGGGTGTCGGGCCGAACAATCGGCCGGCGCTGATGCTGCTCGATCTCGACAAGTTCAAGTTCATCAACGACACCATGGGGCACAATGTCGGCGATGCGATCCTGCTTGCGCTGTCCGATCGGCTGCGGGCGGCCAGCGGTCCGGAACAGGGCATCTACCGGCTCGGAGGCGACGAATTCGTCATCCTGTGGAGTGGTGGACCGTCAGCCAAGGTCATCAACGCATTCTGCGATGCGCTCGTTTCGCTGATCTCGTTTCCGTTCGAACTGGGAGACCTGCGGCTTGCAACTGGCGGCAGCATCGGCGTGACTTGGCTTGGCCCCGACGACAAGACCATGTCGGATGTGTTGCGCCGCGCCGATCTGGCGCTTTACCGCGCAAAGGAAGTGCCCGGCAGTCATTTCGTCCTCTACGACAGCACGCTCGCCTATGAGGCCGAGCAGCGCATGATGATGGAAAAGGACCTGCGGCTCGCCATCGAGGAGCAGCAGTTCTTCCTCGAATATCAGCCGATCGTCCATCTGGAAACCGGCCGGGTCAAGGGCTTCGAGGCGCTGGTGCGGTGGCAGCGCGGCGACCTCGTCGTTCGTCCCGACATGTTCATTCCCGTCGCCGAGAAATCGGGCCTCATCGTGCCGCTTGGCAAATGGGTGCTTGCGGAAGCCTGCCGCCATGCAAGCCTGTGGCCTGCCGATGTCGGCGTGTCGGTGAACGTTGCGGGCGAGCAGTTTAAGGATGTGGGCTTTGTTGCGATGGTGGAGCGGACGCTCGCCGAAACCGGCCTCAATGCGCGGCGACTCACCATCGAATTCACCGAATCTCTCTTCAGTGTCGACGTGGATGTGGTGCGCGGCAGTCTTTCCCGCCTCAGAGCGCTCGGCGTGAAGCTGGCGCTCGATGATTTCGGCACGGGCTTTTCGTCCATCAGCCACTTGCGATGCTTCCCGCTCGACACGCTGAAGATCGATCGGTCGTTCACCGAATCCATGCTGACGGACGAGCGCGAGGCGGAACTTGTCGGCGTCATCATGAAGTTGTCGCAGGCCTTCGATATCTCCACCACGGTGGAGGGCGTCGAAACCGAAAGCCAATTGGAATTCATCCGCAAGGCAGGCGCCGGCGATGTCCAGGGATTCCTGTTCTCAAGGCCCGTACCCGTAGACCAGGTGCCGTCCGTCATTGCCGAGACGCGCAATCGGCAACGCAAAAACGAGGCACTGCCCGTTGCCGCCAGCGCAGCAATCGTCAAGCTTCCCAAGCGCTATCAGGCCTGATCCGAAGCTCTTTTGGCTGGTTAGCCGAACTCCAGTTGCAAACCTGAGATCTATCGATCATGGCCACGGGCATCGCGTAGCGAGCCCGTGGCGAACTATTTTCGGTTGTGCCGGCTTATGCCGTGCTGCCTGCGCCGCCCGCTGTCGGTGTCGTGATGATCACGGCTTCGCCAGGCTGTAGTACTGTCTGGTCGCAGGCGTGCAGCGTTTCGATGGATCCGTCCTTGCGGCGCACTTCGGTCTTGCCGCATTCGCCGTCGCCGCCGCCCTTGATGCCGCGGGGCGGGTTTCTGCGGTGCGAGGAGAGGATCGCGCAGTCCATCTGCTCCAGGAAGCGCAGAGTCCGCTTGGTGCCATCGCCCGCATGGAACGCGCCTTTGCCGCCGGAACCGGCGCGGATGTGGAAATCCTCGAGCAGTACCGGAAAGCGCATTTCCAGCATCTCGGGGTCCGTCAGGCGCGAATTGGTCATGTGGGTATGGACGCCGGATGTTCCGTTGAAACCCTTGCCGTCTGCGCGGTAGCCGGCGGACGAGCCGGAGCAGATCGTCTCGTAGTACTGGTAGGTCTCATTGCCGAATGTCAGATTGTTCATCGTGCCCTGGCTGTTCGACAAGGCGCCCAAGGCAGCAAAGATAGCATTCGTCACGTGCTGGGAGGTTTCCACGTTGCCGGCAACGACGGCGGCCGGATAGGCGGGCTTCAGCATGCAGCCATCGGGGATGATGATGTTGATCGGCCGCAGGCACCCCGCATTCATTGGGATCGAGCCCTCAACCATCACCCTGAAGCAATAGAGGACAGCGGCCCGCGTCACGGGTTCCGGCGCATTGAAGTTGTTGGCCATGACCGGTGACGTGCCGGTGAAATCGACCGTCGCTTCTCTCTTCTCCCGATCGACGCTGATCTTGACCTTGATCACCTGGCCGGTATCGGTCGGATATTCGTACTCGCTGTCGGACAGCGCTTCGATGACGCGGCGCACGCTTTCGGCGGCGTTGTCCTGGACGTGGCCCATATAGGCTTCCACGACATCCAGCCCGAAATTGGCGATCATCCGGCGCAGGTCGGCGACGCCCTTTTCGTTGGCGGCGATCTGCGCCTTTAGGTCGGCGACGTTCTGGTGGACGTTGCGAACCGGATAGGGGTGCTTCGTCAGAAGTTCGACGAGCTCGTCCTCGCAGAAGCGCCCTTCGTCGACGAGCTTGAAGTTGTCGATCAGCACGCCTTCCTCGTCCACGGTCGTGGCGAGTGGCGTCATCGAGCCCGGCGCTGATCCGCCAACATCGGCATGGTGGCCGCGCGACGCTGCATAGAAGAGGATCTCTTCGCCCGCATCGTCGAACACAGGCGTGACGACCGTGATGTCCGGTAGGTGGGTGCCGCCATTATAGGGGGCGTTGAGCGCAAAAACGTCGCCGGGGCGCATCGCGCTGCCGTTCAGCCGGATGATCGTCTCGACGGACCGGTCCATCGAGCCCAGATGAACCGGCATGTGCGGGGCGTTGGCGACGAGGGCGCCGCTGCGGTCGAAGATGGCGCAGGAGAAATCGAGCCGTTCCTTGATGTTGACGGAATAGGCCGTGTTCTGAAGCGTGATGCCCATCTCTTCAGCGATCGCCATGAAGAGGTTGTTGAACACTTCGAGCATGACCGGATCGGCCTTTTCGGTTCCGATCGCATCTGCGCGCTGCATCTTCTCGTGCCGCGAGAGCAGAACGTCGTTGCCGGGCGTGACGGTCGCGCTCCAGCCGTCCTCGATGATGATCGTCTGGTTTGGCTCGATCAGAAGTGCTGGGCCGCGCAGGCTGGCACCGGGAGCGAGTTCCTCGCGCCGAACAATGCGGGCGTTATGCCACGCGCCCGCGGAGTAGAGCCGGCGCGTGGGGCCATCGCCGACAGCGAGCGTCGTTGCGGCAGACGCCTCTGTCGTCGTTGCGACCGCCGGGCACTCGCTCGCTTCGACGGCGACCGCCTCGATGATAACCGGTTTGTCGGGGTAGATGAAGCCGAACTGCGCCTTGTGCGCCTGCTCGAACTCTTTGCGCGCAGCATCGATGTCGCCCGAAAAGACGACCGGCAGCGCGGTGTCGGTGCCATCATAACGAAGATGCAGCAGAGCGCGCGTCTCGATCCTAGCGTCCGTCGCGCCTTGCGCGATCATTTCCCTGATGGCCTCGGCCGAGAGACGTTCGATCTCCTGAGTGGTGCGATCGACGCTTGTCGCAGCAAGAGGAACGATAAGAGCCTGCTCGCGCGAGGCAAACAGCGTCGCCTGGCCGATGCCATAGGCAGACAACAGCCCTGAGAATGGGTGAATGAGGATCGATTCCATGCCGAGCGCATCGGCAACGAGGCAGGCGTGCTGGCCGCCGGCGCCGCCGAAACAATTGAG from Georhizobium profundi includes these protein-coding regions:
- a CDS encoding class I SAM-dependent methyltransferase; its protein translation is MMGLERTQSAEHAVLMDGVYRYQRHIYDLTRKYFLLGRDQMLDALAVPSGGTVLELGCGTGRNLLAAAKRYPDARYCGIDISPQMLETARGNIDRAAHARKIIVAEGDATNFDCQALFGFDKADRVFISYAVSMIPSWQQAIAAALKATKPGGSVHIVDFGQQVELPPAFRRLLRAWLARFHVTPRAELFDAAKLAAAGEGAHVEARTLFRDYARIVVITRANGR
- a CDS encoding DUF3419 family protein, which translates into the protein MTGITRGLPGRKTRHIRDAVLRHSPISKAGLSERLFAFVFSGLVYPQIWEDPEVDMQAMALTPKSRIVTIGSGGCNVLSYLTRAPARIDVVDLNRAHIALNKLKLASVAHLPSQSDFFRFFAGTHQSHNSLAYHQFVAPHLDAQSRAYWEGRGLNGRKRITIFNRNFYRSGLLGLFISAGHLAARLHGVNPAEIMQTRSMREQRQFFDEHLAPLFDKPLIRLLTRSKASLFGLGIPPAQYEELAAADAEMRVTNVLRARLEKLACHFPLEDNYFAWQAFARHYPEPDEGSLPPYLQARHHATLRENAGRVFVHHQSFTTLLADKPASSVDRYILLDAQDWMSDAQLNALWTEICRTAAPGARVIFRTAGEPSILPGRLLPVLLDQWNYNAAASAEGHARDRSAIYGGLHVYERKGA
- a CDS encoding putative bifunctional diguanylate cyclase/phosphodiesterase, whose protein sequence is MLSDVITSIRARYAFAGTAFGSIFTSAAFAYDAAVIQSAEPFTSLVQTNPVYTAVALFPALMGYTFFKVGESRARLVAELERRIEAEHTLEHNAFHDSLTSLKNRHALECDVLDRIAEGVGPNNRPALMLLDLDKFKFINDTMGHNVGDAILLALSDRLRAASGPEQGIYRLGGDEFVILWSGGPSAKVINAFCDALVSLISFPFELGDLRLATGGSIGVTWLGPDDKTMSDVLRRADLALYRAKEVPGSHFVLYDSTLAYEAEQRMMMEKDLRLAIEEQQFFLEYQPIVHLETGRVKGFEALVRWQRGDLVVRPDMFIPVAEKSGLIVPLGKWVLAEACRHASLWPADVGVSVNVAGEQFKDVGFVAMVERTLAETGLNARRLTIEFTESLFSVDVDVVRGSLSRLRALGVKLALDDFGTGFSSISHLRCFPLDTLKIDRSFTESMLTDEREAELVGVIMKLSQAFDISTTVEGVETESQLEFIRKAGAGDVQGFLFSRPVPVDQVPSVIAETRNRQRKNEALPVAASAAIVKLPKRYQA
- a CDS encoding hydantoinase B/oxoprolinase family protein, whose product is MQAEWDFWIDRGGTFTDIIGRSPDGTLVQKKLLSENPGAYADAAIEGIRQLLGLEAGTPLAADRIGRVKMGTTVATNALLERKGDRTALVITKGFRDALRIAYQARPDIFAKEIILPEQLYARVIEVDERVRADGTVERVFDPASLEAELQAVRDDGIDAVAIVFMHAWNFPAHEAAAEELAQSIGFSQISVSHKVSPLAKLVGRGDTTVVDAYLSPILRRYVDRVAGEIAAGDGAEFDRMRLQFMMSSGGLAAADFFQGKDAILSGPAGGVVGMVETAKDAGFRRVIGFDMGGTSTDVAHYDGEYERTFDTEVAGVRVRAPMMRIHTVAAGGGSILHFEAGRFRVGPDSAGAEPGPACYRRGGPLAVTHANVMLGKLQPDHFPSIFGPNQNEPLDVDVVAARFEELADEIERVTGERRSPEQIADGFVKIAVENMANAIKKISVQRGYDVTRYLLNCFGGAGGQHACLVADALGMESILIHPFSGLLSAYGIGQATLFASREQALIVPLAATSVDRTTQEIERLSAEAIREMIAQGATDARIETRALLHLRYDGTDTALPVVFSGDIDAARKEFEQAHKAQFGFIYPDKPVIIEAVAVEASECPAVATTTEASAATTLAVGDGPTRRLYSAGAWHNARIVRREELAPGASLRGPALLIEPNQTIIIEDGWSATVTPGNDVLLSRHEKMQRADAIGTEKADPVMLEVFNNLFMAIAEEMGITLQNTAYSVNIKERLDFSCAIFDRSGALVANAPHMPVHLGSMDRSVETIIRLNGSAMRPGDVFALNAPYNGGTHLPDITVVTPVFDDAGEEILFYAASRGHHADVGGSAPGSMTPLATTVDEEGVLIDNFKLVDEGRFCEDELVELLTKHPYPVRNVHQNVADLKAQIAANEKGVADLRRMIANFGLDVVEAYMGHVQDNAAESVRRVIEALSDSEYEYPTDTGQVIKVKISVDREKREATVDFTGTSPVMANNFNAPEPVTRAAVLYCFRVMVEGSIPMNAGCLRPINIIIPDGCMLKPAYPAAVVAGNVETSQHVTNAIFAALGALSNSQGTMNNLTFGNETYQYYETICSGSSAGYRADGKGFNGTSGVHTHMTNSRLTDPEMLEMRFPVLLEDFHIRAGSGGKGAFHAGDGTKRTLRFLEQMDCAILSSHRRNPPRGIKGGGDGECGKTEVRRKDGSIETLHACDQTVLQPGEAVIITTPTAGGAGSTA